Below is a window of Penaeus monodon isolate SGIC_2016 chromosome 26, NSTDA_Pmon_1, whole genome shotgun sequence DNA.
GGGAATTCCAGCAGTATTTAAGGCAACATGGTTACTTCCTGCTTAATGATAAATCCACAATATTGATATTTCTTTGCCTCCTTTCTGATTTTCCCCGTGAGTTGCGTTTTGGTCTTAATCTTGTTCCAAAAGTGACAACAGGATGAAACACTGgaatttacttctttttctttatactttacaCTGTACATTGGATCCTCCATCCATGTGCCTAGGAAAAGCTCTTATAAAACGTTGTTTCTGGGGATCACTCGTATTCCACGGACTTCAAGTATAGCGTAGTAACTTTGCTGTCCTAGAATTTCACATCACCAAAATATACGTCTTATACTGCATGAATCTAAAGGGAAGGAAACTAAACAGTTTTCTATCTAGTTACCTTGATAACGTcatgatatataaaacaacattgaTGTGGGACGATTCGAATATCTTTAAGCTTTTTTTAAACTTATCTCTCCTAAGCATActaaatagagaaaaggggaaaagtccatAGGTCGAAGGCATGCACATTAGAAGTGTGAAACATCACCAATTTTTCCCCATTCGTAATtagtttattactattttagtgTACTTTAGATTCACAAGTGATGTTTCAAGTCTCGGGCAACATGAATTAAAAATTTAGGCACTTGATTTCAGTGTCGCCCGAGCAAACATCGTTAAGTACTCGTAAACAAAGTAAATATTATAAACCAGTGAacccacaaaataataaaaaaaaaaatcttcatttccagaaaacaaacaatataaacacGAGATATGGTTGTGTCGTTTGGAAATAAATGTttcgaagagagaggagagttgttCCAGGACGCAGGCAACTCTGAAGTACGTTTACATCAGCTTCTGCTTGGCGCACTCCGGACAGAGGATGTCGGCGCCGTCTGTGATGAAGCCCTTGCCCACCAGGGACCCTTTGCACACGGCGCAGATGAAGCAGTCGTTGTGCCAGTGCCTATCCTCGAAGGAGATGAAGCGAGTGCCACCAATGCCTGCAATTACGAGATATTTTTTTTAGAGCAGGTACTtcggtttatttattcttttattattattatcactactattactgttgttattattaagctTGGTGTTCTTGATTTTATTCTCTTTCAAAAAtagctcaataaaaaaaaatcgaatcacATTACAAGAGATGACGACAATTAAGCGATTAAACTCAAAACACGAAAAAGACTTCGCTCCGGAGCAGTGACTCCACGCTCACCTGTGATGGGCTTGGTGCAGGCGGTGCAGCGCTTGGCGAAGAGCTCCCCGAAGCAGTCCGCGCAGTAGGGCTTGTCATCCCTGGAGGTGAAGCGCTGGCCGGCCAGGGAGGTGCTGCAGTTGGTGCAGGTGAAGCACTCCCGATGCCAGGGCTCGTTCTTATAAGTCACACCGCCAGAGGTGATGATCTGCCGGGGAGAAGATGCGTCAGGGATGCCGGCTTAAGAGCCTGGGGTCCAGATACATAGAATTTGAGCAAAATAAATGTACTATTGTTGTCACAGCTACAattcttcatattattaataaaactgaCAACAATTCAGAAAGTGTATTGTACGTGGTCTTGCTACCAgcaaatgatataattatacattCTTCGAAAGGGATTTTTGCACTGTCcggatcaaataaaataaaattattcatcGGATACGTTAGTTTAAATTGACTAATTAGATGACTGGATTGTTGTcttaagaaaattaattaattaagaaaaaataccCAGCGAAAAAGTGATGATcacgaaataaaaaatacaatgaaatttttgaaaaggaaggggaaacatgAAACCTTCATAGCCTGGAATTAAATAAATTTGCAGGGATAAGAAAAACGAAtcaaagaaacggagagagataggtagaaaataaaagcaagaaagaaagaaactgagaaagaaaaagcaaaaagaaagtgaggatgaaagaaaaatcaaaggaaagaaagaaaaaaaaaaacggaaaaaaggaaactaataaaaaaaaaaaaaaaaaaaaacgaaacaaatcaCGAAAGGACAGGTAAACAAAACGGAAGGCGCAGACGAGCAGACgagcgacccccctccccctcccccccacccccctcccgagCGGCGGCCATTACCTTGTTGCACTTGACGCATCGGGTGGCGAACTTGTCCTCGTAGCAGGCGGCGCAGTAGATCTCCTGGTCCCTGGGGATGAAGCTCTTGGTCCCGATGGGCGTCTTGCACACGCAGCAGCAGAAGCATTTCTCGTGCCACTGCCGGGCCTTGTATTCCATCTTCTTGTTGcctgaaaaggagggaaaaggaccGTTATGTCGGTTGCTATGTGAGCCTGGCGGGCttgtggggtgggaagggaggggaggtgtatGGGTAgggtatgggtatgtatatacatacatacatacatacacacatacataaatacatacatacgcacacacacacacacacacacacacacacacacacacacacacacacacacacacacacacacacacacacacacacacacacacacacacagatacacacacacatacatatatatacatataactgcatACAGAAGAAAGTAAACGTTTATGATACATAGAAAGGAATAAACATTGATGATATATGAAAGGAATTCAACATTTATGACAAACgatatgaatggtaaaaaaaagaataaaattttaaaatgttttgtcaagggatatgataaaaaaaaattgtcccaaCTTTTCCACAGAAGTGTTTCCAATCCTCGGCTCGTAAAACTTAACACCTGCTTCCATAGCCATAACACCCTACCCTATAGGCAATGGTAGGATTATGCATATAAGGCTAAAAAGAAATCCATTTTACAAATAATCTAGGCCATCTTGCTACGTGTGGGAGGgagaaaatgtaaattatatatgagaCGGAGAGACGCGGGAGTCTGGAAGAGGCGAGAGTAATATTGTAGAGTGGAATAACAGAGTACTTTCCCGCATTCACACGCGCgtgagcacacgcacgcacgcacgcacacacacacacacacacacacacgcacgcacacacgcacgcacgcacgcacacacacacacacacacacacacgcgcgcacacacacacacacgcacgcacccaccccgcaaacaaccacaacaacagcacgcacgcaccgacacacacacaacagcgctcaagcacacaaatacacacaaacacagcacgacgcacaccatcacacacacacacacacacacacacacaaagaagaagaagaagacgaagaaggggaaaaggaaatgaaaaaaaatctagaaaaagaaaagaaagaaaaaaagaaaacgctgaCGAAAAACACACCGAAAACCTACTATAAAAAACGGCTCAAATATCAAATACATTAAGAAAAAGCTAGACAAACATTCTAGGGCAAAAACGAATGCTGATCACATTTATCCCCAGAGAGAGTAAAGTAAGCAAGTAAGTAAGTAAGCCGAAACAAAGACGGGTACATCTCCGCCGGTGTAGAATTTCTCAGCGACCTCCGAGTataatagcgaaaaaaaaaaaaaaaaaaaacacgaacaaccTCTTTTAAAAACGAGCGAAAGGAACAAAAGAGGAGAAAgcggacaaacagagagacaaagagaagtcATCCAGAACCGATACATCTTGGAAGAGAGCGGAGCTCGGACACCCAAGACGTATATCACAGCTCgctctcgcgcgctctctctctctcccctcctcttctcctctctctctctctctctctcttctctcctcctcttttctctctctctctctctctctctctctctctctctcttcctccctctctccttccctcccttcctctcttccttccttcttcccttccttccttccttccttccttcttccctccctccctcttcccctccttccccccctccgttccttcctccttccctcccccacaacACGCCCGGCCGACTCGCTCACTCGCCCGCCGCCTCTCGCTCCATGCAAGGGGTTAGAAGTACTTCCCTTCAAAGGCGAGGagaattttcctcattttcctcacaCTCTCCAGTAAACACAGCCTCACACATCTACGCGAATGGCGGAGAAGGTCAGAGGtcgtggaaggaggaagagatggggaagaaagagaggaagggaggcaggaagagatgaggaaatgagggagggatgcggaggagagagaggaagggaagggagggagggagtgagatgaggaagagagggatggagggaaagatgagagggaaggagagaaaggggatggagggagagagaacgacacacacacacacacacacacacacacacacacacacacacacacacacacacacacacaccacacttcacACTTCACACACCAGacgcacccctctcccccaccac
It encodes the following:
- the LOC119589916 gene encoding four and a half LIM domains protein 2-like produces the protein MATTLEQQVSGLKIDDKASLKEKADPPNGTKENGKEEEAKEDPDDVAILTNILESDKFLCCLGEQCMVGDPAKKEGNKKMEYKARQWHEKCFCCCVCKTPIGTKSFIPRDQEIYCAACYEDKFATRCVKCNKIITSGGVTYKNEPWHRECFTCTNCSTSLAGQRFTSRDDKPYCADCFGELFAKRCTACTKPITGIGGTRFISFEDRHWHNDCFICAVCKGSLVGKGFITDGADILCPECAKQKLM